One window of Mastacembelus armatus chromosome 20, fMasArm1.2, whole genome shotgun sequence genomic DNA carries:
- the map3k15 gene encoding mitogen-activated protein kinase kinase kinase 15 isoform X3, protein METGQSAQVADMAGEHSVGVCAVERDRGEVSSPSPLFKQRSLRVVYVLNDGLKSVMASSPESGALQCLQRACDSESAVLTTVTFGRLDFGETSVLDSFYDADIAVVDMSDVFRQPSLFYHLGVRESFDMANNVILYHDTDPDTAQSLKDMVAQKNTASSGNYYFIPYIVTPNHEYMCCESDAQRRASEYMQPNWDNLLGPLCVPLTDRFTSLLKDIHVTSCASFKDTLLNDIRKAREKYQGEELAKELSRIKLRIDNTEVLTQDIVMNLLFSYRDIQDYDAMVKLVQTLEMLPTCDLATQPMIQFHYAFALNRRNSPGDREQALRVMLQVLQSCEHPAPDMFCLCGRIYKDIFLDSDCKDTKNRDNAIQWYRKGFELQPTLYSGINLAVLLIVAGQQFESSIELRKIGVRLNSLLGRKGSLEKMNNYWDVGQFFTVSMLANDIPKATQAAEKLFKLKPPLWYLRSVVQNLQLIQRFKKQTVEHSPQRDRLNFWMDIIVEATQRTTNRLRFPVLILEPTKVYQPSYVSINNEAEEKNVSIWHVSPAETKGIHEWNFTAMSIKGISISKFDERCCFLYVHDNSDDFQIYFSTEEQCGRFCSMVKEMISDGTGNAVELEGEGDADTLEYEYDTNETGDRVVLGRGTYGVVYAGRDLSNQVRIAIKEIPERDSRYSQPLHEEIALHKYLKHRNIVQYLGSVSENGYIKIFMEQVPGGSLSALLRSKWGPLKEATIIFYTRQILEGLRYLHENQIVHRDIKGDNVLVNTYSGVLKISDFGTSKRLAGVNPCTETFTGTLQYMAPEIIDKGPRGYGAPADIWSLGCTIIEMATGKPPFHELGEPQAAMFKVGMFKIHPEIPESLSLEAKSFILRCFEPDPHKRAITSDLLRDTFVRHNTKGKKSKIAFKPSDYIHSVSLPVQLQCEATGSSSSEHGSVSPDCDSKHDVFFQKKKSSGSDNLLKPPNSNYLSVPDEGSVSEDRNAPPSPEDRDSGLFLLKKDSERRAILYKVLNEDQDKVISNLKENHIQGSEELQLSVEHIKQIICILRDFIHSPERRVMAATISKLKLDLDFDSTSINQIQLVLFGFQDSVNKVLRNHHIKPHWMFAMDNIIRRAVQAAITILIPELQTHFGPASECEGAEKEDEVDEEETEFAPVLAPHNDESGTTTDPTHSAVSTLNSAHSQEHQRSHHQLGAQLGRLKQETNRCYCCCRLLEELVQKEKEYQQVLKTTLQQRTHDLELVRVRHRPPDISLPSIFHIPADHEPDKQLVDWLKEKGADADTIDKLVLEEYTLTDILNDVSKDDLRCLRLRGGVLCRIWRAIQRHRERERLRSTEEDV, encoded by the exons ATGGAGACGGGACAGAGCGCGCAGGTGGCCGACATGGCAGGGGAGCACTCCGTCGGGGTATGCGCGGTGGAGCGGGACAGGGGCGAGGTGTCCAGCCCCAGTCCCCTATTCAAACAGCGGTCTCTGCGGGTCGTGTACGTCCTAAACGACGGGCTGAAGTCAGTGATGGCCAGCAGCCCGGAGTCCGGAGCGCTGCAGTGCCTGCAGAGAGCCTGCGACTCAGAGAGCGCCGTGCTCACCACCGTCACCTTCGGAAGGTTGGACTTTGGGGAAACCTCAGTGCTGGATAGTTTCTACGACGCAG ACATTGCGGTTGTGGACATGAGCGACGTGTTTCGGCAACCCTCCTTGTTTTATCACCTGGGCGTGAGGGAGAGCTTCGATATGGCCAACAATGTCATCCTGTACCATGACACTGACCCAGACACTGCCCAGTCATTGAAG GACATGGTGGCccagaaaaacaca GCATCCAGTGGTAACTACTACTTCATCCCTTACATAGTGACTCCTAACCATGAGTACATGTGCTGTGAGAGTGATGCCCAGCGCAGGGCCAGTGAATACATGCAGCCCAACTGGGATAACCTACTGGGGCCGCTCTGTGTCCCCCTGACCGATCGCTTCACCAGCCTGCTGAAGGACATCCATGTCACCTCCTG tgcCTCTTTCAAAGACACCCTGCTCAATGACATTAGAAAAGCCAGGGAGAAATACCAGGGAGAGGAGCTGGCGAAGGAGCTTTCACGCATCAAACTGCGAATTGACAACACAGAGGTTCTCACACAGGACATTGTTATGAACCTGCTGTTCTCCTACAGAGACATACag GACTATGATGCCATGGTAAAGCTGGTACAAACTCTGGAGATGCTCCCAACTTGTGATCTGGCAACCCAGCCAATGATCCAGTTCCACTACGCCTTCGCTCTCAATAG gagaAACAGTCCTGGTGACAGGGAGCAGGCTCTCAGGGTGATGCTGCAGGTGTTACAGTCGTGTGAACACCCAGCACCAGACATGTTCTGTCTCTGTGGACGGATATACAAGGACATCTTCCTGGACTCAGACTGCAAAGACACTAAAAACAGAGACAACGCTATACAatg GTACCGGAAGGGTTTTGAGCTGCAGCCCACTCTTTACTCTGGCATCAATCTGGCTGTCCTCCTGATAGTTGCTGGCCAACAGTTTGAGAGCTCAATTGAACTGAGGAAAATAG GCGTGCGTTTGAACAGTCTGTTGGGGCGCAAAGGTTCTTTGGAGAAAATGAATAACTACTGGGATGTGGGCCAGTTCTTCACTGTCAGCATGTTGGCCAACGACATACCTAAAGCTACTCAGGCTGCAGAGAAACTCTTCAAACTGAAGCCTCCTCTCTG GTATTTGCGGTCAGTGGTCCAGAACCTGCAGTTGATTCAGAGGTTTAAGAAACAGACGGTGGAACATTCCCCGCAGCGAGACAGACTCAACTTCTGGATGGATATCATTGTTGAGGCCACTCAGCGCACTACCAATCGCCTGCGGTTTCca GTGTTGATTTTGGAGCCAACCAAGGTGTACCAGCCATCCTATGTGTCCATTAACAAcgaagcagaagagaaaaatgtttctatCTGGCATGTTTCTCCTGCTGAAACG AAAGGGATCCATGAGTGGAACTTCACTGCAATGTCCATCAAAGGCATTAG TATCAGTAAGTTTGATGAACGTTGCTGCTTTCTCTACGTCCATGATAACTCCGATGACTTCCAGATCTACTTCTCCACTGAAGAGCAGTGTGGTCG gTTCTGCTCCATGGTGAAAGAGATGATATCTGATGGTACAGGAAATGCTGTGGAACTGGAAGGGGAGGGTGATGCGGATACACTGGAG TATGAATATGACACCAATGAGACAGGGGACAGGGTTGTGTTAGGACGAGGTACCTATGGAGTAGTGTATGCTGGGCGAGACCTCAGCAACCAGGTCCGAATCGCCATCAAAGAGATCCCTGAGAGAGACAGCAG ATACTCTCAGCCCCTTCATGAGGAGATCGCTCTTCACAAGTACCTGAAGCACAGGAACATTGTTCAGTACTTGGGCTCCGTTTCTGAGAACGGATACATCAAAATCTTTATGGAACAAGTACCTGGAG GAAGCCTGTCAGCATTGCTGCGCTCTAAATGGGGCCCACTGAAGGAGGCTACAATAATCTTCTACACCAGACAGATCCTGGAAGGACTTCGTTACCTTCACGAGAACCAGATCGTCCATCGAGATATCAAG GGTGATAATGTCTTGGTGAACACCTACAGTGGTGTCCTGAAGATCTCAGACTTTGGTACCTCAAAACGTTTGGCAGGAGTTAACCcatgcacagaaacattcaCCG GTACTCTCCAGTATATGGCACCAGAAATCATTGATAAGGGCCCTCGAGGGTATGGAGCCCCAGCTGACATCTGGTCCTTGGGATGTACCATCATAGAAATGGCCACTGGGAAACCCCCTTTTCATGAGCTGGGGGAACCACAGGCAGCCATGTTTAAG GTGGGCATGTTTAAGATCCACCCAGAGATCCCTGAGTCGTTGTCATTGGAGGCCAAGTCATTCATCTTGCGCTGCTTTGAGCCAGACCCTCACAAGAGGGCAATCACCTCCGACCTGCTTAGAGACACTTTTGTTAGACACAACACCAAGGGCAAAAAGAGCAAGATTGCCTTCAAACCATCAG ACTACATCCACAGTGTTTCACTGCcagtgcagctgcagtgtgaagccactgggagcagcagcagtgaacaCGGCTCCGTGAGCCCAGACTGTGACTCCAAACACGATGTTTTCttccagaaaaagaaaagctctgGCTCCGACAACCTGCTCAAACCACCCAACTCCAATTACCTGAG TGTGCCAGACGAGGGATCAGTGTCAGAGGACCGCAATGCCCCCCCATCCCCTGAGGACAGGGACAGTGGTCTGTTCCTGCTGAAAAAGGACAGTGAGAGACGGGCCATTCTGTACAAGGTCCTCAATGAAGACCAGGATAAGGTCATCTCCAACCTTAAGGAGAACCACAttcag GGCAGTGAGGAGCTCCAACTCTCTGTTGAACACATTAAGCAGATCATCTGCATCCTTCGAGACTTCATCCATTCCCCAGAAAGGCGCGTCATGGCAGCCACTATCTCCAAGCTCAAGTTGGACCTGGACTTTGACTCCACCTCCATCAACCAGATACAGCTGGTTCTCTTTGGTTTCCAAGACTCG GTGAATAAAGTCCTGAGGAATCATCACATTAAACCCCACTGGATGTTTGCTATGGATAACATCATTCGTAGAGCTGTGCAGGCTGCCATTACCATCCTCATACCAG AGCTGCAGACCCACTTTGGCCCCGCGTCAGAGTGTGAGGGGGCAGAAAAGGAAGACGAAGTGGATGAAGAGGAAACAGAGTTTGCTCCTGTTTTAGCTCCTCACAATGATGAATCTGGGACAACAACTGACCCCACCCACTCTGCAGTGAGCACACTGAACTCTGCCCACTCCCAGGAGCACCAGCGCTCCCATCATCAACTGGGAGCTCAACTGGGACGACTCAAACAGGAGACCAACAG ATGTTACTGTTGCTGCAGGCTGTTGGAAGAGCTGGTGCAGAAGGAGAAAGAGTACCAGCAGGTCCTGAAAACCACATTGCAGCAGAGAACACACGACCTGGAGCTTGTCAGAGTCAGACACAGGCCACCAG acatttcaCTTCCCTCTATCTTCCACATCCCAGCGGACCATGAGCCAGACAAGCAGCTTGTTGATTGGCTGAAAGAAAAGGGGGCGGATGCTGACACTATAGATAAG CTTGTGCTGGAGGaatacacactgactgacatccTTAATGATGTTTCCAAAGATGACCTCCGCTGTCTACGTCTACG GGGAGGAGTCCTCTGCCGCATCTGGCGAGCCATCCAGCGACACCGAGAACGTGAGAGGCTGAGGAGTACAGAAGAAGATGTGTAG
- the map3k15 gene encoding mitogen-activated protein kinase kinase kinase 15 isoform X1, which yields METGQSAQVADMAGEHSVGVCAVERDRGEVSSPSPLFKQRSLRVVYVLNDGLKSVMASSPESGALQCLQRACDSESAVLTTVTFGRLDFGETSVLDSFYDADIAVVDMSDVFRQPSLFYHLGVRESFDMANNVILYHDTDPDTAQSLKDMVAQKNTATRPPALGFPWVQLPPEYRGSGLRNKASSGNYYFIPYIVTPNHEYMCCESDAQRRASEYMQPNWDNLLGPLCVPLTDRFTSLLKDIHVTSCASFKDTLLNDIRKAREKYQGEELAKELSRIKLRIDNTEVLTQDIVMNLLFSYRDIQDYDAMVKLVQTLEMLPTCDLATQPMIQFHYAFALNRRNSPGDREQALRVMLQVLQSCEHPAPDMFCLCGRIYKDIFLDSDCKDTKNRDNAIQWYRKGFELQPTLYSGINLAVLLIVAGQQFESSIELRKIGVRLNSLLGRKGSLEKMNNYWDVGQFFTVSMLANDIPKATQAAEKLFKLKPPLWYLRSVVQNLQLIQRFKKQTVEHSPQRDRLNFWMDIIVEATQRTTNRLRFPVLILEPTKVYQPSYVSINNEAEEKNVSIWHVSPAETKGIHEWNFTAMSIKGISISKFDERCCFLYVHDNSDDFQIYFSTEEQCGRFCSMVKEMISDGTGNAVELEGEGDADTLEYEYDTNETGDRVVLGRGTYGVVYAGRDLSNQVRIAIKEIPERDSRYSQPLHEEIALHKYLKHRNIVQYLGSVSENGYIKIFMEQVPGGSLSALLRSKWGPLKEATIIFYTRQILEGLRYLHENQIVHRDIKGDNVLVNTYSGVLKISDFGTSKRLAGVNPCTETFTGTLQYMAPEIIDKGPRGYGAPADIWSLGCTIIEMATGKPPFHELGEPQAAMFKVGMFKIHPEIPESLSLEAKSFILRCFEPDPHKRAITSDLLRDTFVRHNTKGKKSKIAFKPSDYIHSVSLPVQLQCEATGSSSSEHGSVSPDCDSKHDVFFQKKKSSGSDNLLKPPNSNYLSVPDEGSVSEDRNAPPSPEDRDSGLFLLKKDSERRAILYKVLNEDQDKVISNLKENHIQGSEELQLSVEHIKQIICILRDFIHSPERRVMAATISKLKLDLDFDSTSINQIQLVLFGFQDSVNKVLRNHHIKPHWMFAMDNIIRRAVQAAITILIPELQTHFGPASECEGAEKEDEVDEEETEFAPVLAPHNDESGTTTDPTHSAVSTLNSAHSQEHQRSHHQLGAQLGRLKQETNRCYCCCRLLEELVQKEKEYQQVLKTTLQQRTHDLELVRVRHRPPDISLPSIFHIPADHEPDKQLVDWLKEKGADADTIDKLVLEEYTLTDILNDVSKDDLRCLRLRGGVLCRIWRAIQRHRERERLRSTEEDV from the exons ATGGAGACGGGACAGAGCGCGCAGGTGGCCGACATGGCAGGGGAGCACTCCGTCGGGGTATGCGCGGTGGAGCGGGACAGGGGCGAGGTGTCCAGCCCCAGTCCCCTATTCAAACAGCGGTCTCTGCGGGTCGTGTACGTCCTAAACGACGGGCTGAAGTCAGTGATGGCCAGCAGCCCGGAGTCCGGAGCGCTGCAGTGCCTGCAGAGAGCCTGCGACTCAGAGAGCGCCGTGCTCACCACCGTCACCTTCGGAAGGTTGGACTTTGGGGAAACCTCAGTGCTGGATAGTTTCTACGACGCAG ACATTGCGGTTGTGGACATGAGCGACGTGTTTCGGCAACCCTCCTTGTTTTATCACCTGGGCGTGAGGGAGAGCTTCGATATGGCCAACAATGTCATCCTGTACCATGACACTGACCCAGACACTGCCCAGTCATTGAAG GACATGGTGGCccagaaaaacaca GCCACTCGTCCTCCAGCATTAGGTTTTCCCTGGGTTCAGTTGCCTCCAGAGTACAGAGGCTCTGGATTGCGCAATAAA GCATCCAGTGGTAACTACTACTTCATCCCTTACATAGTGACTCCTAACCATGAGTACATGTGCTGTGAGAGTGATGCCCAGCGCAGGGCCAGTGAATACATGCAGCCCAACTGGGATAACCTACTGGGGCCGCTCTGTGTCCCCCTGACCGATCGCTTCACCAGCCTGCTGAAGGACATCCATGTCACCTCCTG tgcCTCTTTCAAAGACACCCTGCTCAATGACATTAGAAAAGCCAGGGAGAAATACCAGGGAGAGGAGCTGGCGAAGGAGCTTTCACGCATCAAACTGCGAATTGACAACACAGAGGTTCTCACACAGGACATTGTTATGAACCTGCTGTTCTCCTACAGAGACATACag GACTATGATGCCATGGTAAAGCTGGTACAAACTCTGGAGATGCTCCCAACTTGTGATCTGGCAACCCAGCCAATGATCCAGTTCCACTACGCCTTCGCTCTCAATAG gagaAACAGTCCTGGTGACAGGGAGCAGGCTCTCAGGGTGATGCTGCAGGTGTTACAGTCGTGTGAACACCCAGCACCAGACATGTTCTGTCTCTGTGGACGGATATACAAGGACATCTTCCTGGACTCAGACTGCAAAGACACTAAAAACAGAGACAACGCTATACAatg GTACCGGAAGGGTTTTGAGCTGCAGCCCACTCTTTACTCTGGCATCAATCTGGCTGTCCTCCTGATAGTTGCTGGCCAACAGTTTGAGAGCTCAATTGAACTGAGGAAAATAG GCGTGCGTTTGAACAGTCTGTTGGGGCGCAAAGGTTCTTTGGAGAAAATGAATAACTACTGGGATGTGGGCCAGTTCTTCACTGTCAGCATGTTGGCCAACGACATACCTAAAGCTACTCAGGCTGCAGAGAAACTCTTCAAACTGAAGCCTCCTCTCTG GTATTTGCGGTCAGTGGTCCAGAACCTGCAGTTGATTCAGAGGTTTAAGAAACAGACGGTGGAACATTCCCCGCAGCGAGACAGACTCAACTTCTGGATGGATATCATTGTTGAGGCCACTCAGCGCACTACCAATCGCCTGCGGTTTCca GTGTTGATTTTGGAGCCAACCAAGGTGTACCAGCCATCCTATGTGTCCATTAACAAcgaagcagaagagaaaaatgtttctatCTGGCATGTTTCTCCTGCTGAAACG AAAGGGATCCATGAGTGGAACTTCACTGCAATGTCCATCAAAGGCATTAG TATCAGTAAGTTTGATGAACGTTGCTGCTTTCTCTACGTCCATGATAACTCCGATGACTTCCAGATCTACTTCTCCACTGAAGAGCAGTGTGGTCG gTTCTGCTCCATGGTGAAAGAGATGATATCTGATGGTACAGGAAATGCTGTGGAACTGGAAGGGGAGGGTGATGCGGATACACTGGAG TATGAATATGACACCAATGAGACAGGGGACAGGGTTGTGTTAGGACGAGGTACCTATGGAGTAGTGTATGCTGGGCGAGACCTCAGCAACCAGGTCCGAATCGCCATCAAAGAGATCCCTGAGAGAGACAGCAG ATACTCTCAGCCCCTTCATGAGGAGATCGCTCTTCACAAGTACCTGAAGCACAGGAACATTGTTCAGTACTTGGGCTCCGTTTCTGAGAACGGATACATCAAAATCTTTATGGAACAAGTACCTGGAG GAAGCCTGTCAGCATTGCTGCGCTCTAAATGGGGCCCACTGAAGGAGGCTACAATAATCTTCTACACCAGACAGATCCTGGAAGGACTTCGTTACCTTCACGAGAACCAGATCGTCCATCGAGATATCAAG GGTGATAATGTCTTGGTGAACACCTACAGTGGTGTCCTGAAGATCTCAGACTTTGGTACCTCAAAACGTTTGGCAGGAGTTAACCcatgcacagaaacattcaCCG GTACTCTCCAGTATATGGCACCAGAAATCATTGATAAGGGCCCTCGAGGGTATGGAGCCCCAGCTGACATCTGGTCCTTGGGATGTACCATCATAGAAATGGCCACTGGGAAACCCCCTTTTCATGAGCTGGGGGAACCACAGGCAGCCATGTTTAAG GTGGGCATGTTTAAGATCCACCCAGAGATCCCTGAGTCGTTGTCATTGGAGGCCAAGTCATTCATCTTGCGCTGCTTTGAGCCAGACCCTCACAAGAGGGCAATCACCTCCGACCTGCTTAGAGACACTTTTGTTAGACACAACACCAAGGGCAAAAAGAGCAAGATTGCCTTCAAACCATCAG ACTACATCCACAGTGTTTCACTGCcagtgcagctgcagtgtgaagccactgggagcagcagcagtgaacaCGGCTCCGTGAGCCCAGACTGTGACTCCAAACACGATGTTTTCttccagaaaaagaaaagctctgGCTCCGACAACCTGCTCAAACCACCCAACTCCAATTACCTGAG TGTGCCAGACGAGGGATCAGTGTCAGAGGACCGCAATGCCCCCCCATCCCCTGAGGACAGGGACAGTGGTCTGTTCCTGCTGAAAAAGGACAGTGAGAGACGGGCCATTCTGTACAAGGTCCTCAATGAAGACCAGGATAAGGTCATCTCCAACCTTAAGGAGAACCACAttcag GGCAGTGAGGAGCTCCAACTCTCTGTTGAACACATTAAGCAGATCATCTGCATCCTTCGAGACTTCATCCATTCCCCAGAAAGGCGCGTCATGGCAGCCACTATCTCCAAGCTCAAGTTGGACCTGGACTTTGACTCCACCTCCATCAACCAGATACAGCTGGTTCTCTTTGGTTTCCAAGACTCG GTGAATAAAGTCCTGAGGAATCATCACATTAAACCCCACTGGATGTTTGCTATGGATAACATCATTCGTAGAGCTGTGCAGGCTGCCATTACCATCCTCATACCAG AGCTGCAGACCCACTTTGGCCCCGCGTCAGAGTGTGAGGGGGCAGAAAAGGAAGACGAAGTGGATGAAGAGGAAACAGAGTTTGCTCCTGTTTTAGCTCCTCACAATGATGAATCTGGGACAACAACTGACCCCACCCACTCTGCAGTGAGCACACTGAACTCTGCCCACTCCCAGGAGCACCAGCGCTCCCATCATCAACTGGGAGCTCAACTGGGACGACTCAAACAGGAGACCAACAG ATGTTACTGTTGCTGCAGGCTGTTGGAAGAGCTGGTGCAGAAGGAGAAAGAGTACCAGCAGGTCCTGAAAACCACATTGCAGCAGAGAACACACGACCTGGAGCTTGTCAGAGTCAGACACAGGCCACCAG acatttcaCTTCCCTCTATCTTCCACATCCCAGCGGACCATGAGCCAGACAAGCAGCTTGTTGATTGGCTGAAAGAAAAGGGGGCGGATGCTGACACTATAGATAAG CTTGTGCTGGAGGaatacacactgactgacatccTTAATGATGTTTCCAAAGATGACCTCCGCTGTCTACGTCTACG GGGAGGAGTCCTCTGCCGCATCTGGCGAGCCATCCAGCGACACCGAGAACGTGAGAGGCTGAGGAGTACAGAAGAAGATGTGTAG